The Fusobacterium periodonticum ATCC 33693 DNA segment TTACTGCACTTGCCCTCATTGTAATTCTAAAAATATTGTTAAAAATGGTTCAAGACATCGTAAAATTAAATATATTCCTATTCAAAATTACAATATTGAACTTGAGCTTACTATACAAAGATATATTTGTAAAGATTGTAAAAAAACTTTCTCTCCTTCTACAAATATTGTCAGTGATAACTCTAATATATCTAATAATCTTAAGTATACTATTGCTCTTGAACTTAAAGAAAATCTATCTCTTACATCTATTGCTAAGAGATATAATATTTCTATTACTTCTGTACAAAGAGTCATGGATGATTGTTTTTCTGATTTTAAAGTTAATAAAGAACATTTACCAGAAGCTATTTGTATTGATGAATTTAAATCTGTTAAAAACATTGATGGCGCTATGTCTTTCGTTTTTGCTAACTATCAAAGTAAGAATATTATTGATATTGTAGAAGATAGAAGACTTTATTCTCTTACAGAATACTTTTCAAGATTTTCTTTAGAAGCAAGAAATAATGTAAAATATGTTTGTATGGATATGTATATTCCATACATTAGCTTAGTTAATTCTATCTTTCCTAATGCAAAAATAGTAATAGATAA contains these protein-coding regions:
- a CDS encoding ISL3 family transposase, encoding YCTCPHCNSKNIVKNGSRHRKIKYIPIQNYNIELELTIQRYICKDCKKTFSPSTNIVSDNSNISNNLKYTIALELKENLSLTSIAKRYNISITSVQRVMDDCFSDFKVNKEHLPEAICIDEFKSVKNIDGAMSFVFANYQSKNIIDIVEDRRLYSLTEYFSRFSLEARNNVKYVCMDMYIPYISLVNSIFPNAKIVIDKFHIVNLVNRAFNQTRISIMNSIKDDSLKRKLKLFWKSLLKYYPDLCRVNYYCQSFKRKLSSKDKVDYLLEKIPELEINFNIYQDIIQTIKHNNFKRFEEIVKKYLASKEKISKKMIIALKTLKKYMKYIENMFESNITNGLIEGLNNKIKSIK